In Massilia antarctica, the following are encoded in one genomic region:
- a CDS encoding penicillin acylase family protein has product MRTRGIKVWSLRLLLGLLVLLVLAALAVWLYLRASLALLDGEIRAPGLSAPVTVARDERGVPLITGERRADVAYATGFVHAQERYFQMDLLRRVGAGELAELFGARALPRDRANRLHRFRARVAASLKLLAPADRQLLERYVAGVNAGLAALGANPFEYALIGVKPRPWSAEDSLLVVCAMYFDLQGTVEPRELTRGWIRDHSDAAQLAFLLPEASKWDAPLDADGVAVAPVPVPPLPPAWWGKPRHADVHKSAAADFIDSVGSNNWALAGSRSKDGVAIVADDMHLGLSLPNIWYRLAIQYPDAKGAPRRIVGVTLPGAPPVIIAGSNGHVAWGYTNSYADLLDLVMLGQDAQHRDQLRTPAGWEKPAGVVETILVKGAPAERMTVLDTSLGPVRESGGRPYAIHWLAHAPASLNLDPIRLEMADTLDEALSIAATIGIPSQNFVGGDDKGNIGWTISGPLPRRAQPGSGATYPLAVDGGQATFDGALAPADYPRVVNPPGGQLSTANSRQLNGAQAQILGDGGFDIGARNRQIRDGLAALGPKTDLAGVYGVALDDRALFIAPWRARAVKVLDPAALRDKPQRAQFLDLLNKSWSGRASVDSVGYRLARHFMWAVGNVLFEGADGELAALHPKSNMALATSRWPEVVARLLDEQPLAWLPPGHANWQSVQLEAIDRVITELAADGTPLSAATWGQRNTAAIAHPIAAAAPFLARWISAPADMLPGDANMPRVAGKNFGQSERMTVSPGKEEQGVFNMPGGQSGHPLSPYFMDGHADWVSGKPTPLLPGVARHTLTFK; this is encoded by the coding sequence ATGCGTACGCGTGGAATCAAAGTCTGGTCCTTACGGCTGCTGCTCGGCCTGCTTGTCCTGCTGGTGCTCGCCGCGCTGGCCGTGTGGCTGTACCTGCGCGCCAGCCTGGCCCTGCTGGACGGCGAGATCCGGGCTCCCGGCCTGTCGGCCCCGGTCACGGTGGCGCGCGACGAGCGCGGCGTGCCGCTGATCACAGGCGAGCGCCGCGCCGACGTCGCCTACGCCACCGGCTTCGTGCATGCGCAGGAACGCTACTTCCAGATGGATTTGCTGCGCCGCGTGGGCGCCGGCGAACTGGCCGAACTGTTCGGCGCGCGCGCCTTGCCGCGCGACCGCGCCAACCGCCTGCACCGCTTCCGCGCGCGCGTGGCCGCGTCGCTCAAGCTGCTCGCTCCCGCCGACCGCCAGCTGCTCGAGCGCTATGTCGCCGGCGTCAATGCCGGCCTGGCGGCGCTCGGCGCCAACCCATTCGAATACGCCCTGATCGGCGTCAAGCCGCGTCCCTGGAGCGCGGAAGACTCGCTGCTGGTGGTGTGCGCGATGTACTTCGACCTGCAAGGCACGGTCGAACCGCGCGAACTGACGCGCGGCTGGATTCGCGACCACAGCGACGCCGCGCAACTGGCCTTCCTGCTGCCCGAGGCCAGCAAGTGGGATGCCCCGCTCGACGCCGACGGTGTCGCCGTCGCGCCGGTGCCGGTCCCGCCGCTGCCGCCGGCATGGTGGGGCAAGCCGCGCCACGCCGACGTGCACAAGAGCGCCGCTGCCGACTTCATCGATTCGGTCGGCAGCAACAACTGGGCGCTGGCCGGCAGCCGCAGCAAGGATGGCGTGGCCATCGTCGCCGACGACATGCACCTGGGCCTCTCCCTGCCCAACATCTGGTACCGCCTGGCGATCCAGTACCCCGACGCCAAGGGCGCGCCGCGCCGCATCGTCGGCGTCACCTTGCCGGGCGCGCCGCCGGTCATCATCGCCGGCAGCAACGGCCATGTGGCCTGGGGCTACACCAACAGCTACGCCGATCTGCTCGACCTGGTGATGCTGGGCCAGGACGCGCAGCACCGGGACCAGTTGCGCACCCCGGCGGGCTGGGAGAAGCCGGCCGGCGTGGTCGAAACCATTTTGGTCAAGGGCGCGCCAGCCGAGCGGATGACGGTGCTCGACACCTCGCTCGGCCCCGTGCGCGAGAGCGGCGGGCGGCCGTATGCCATCCACTGGCTGGCGCACGCGCCGGCCTCGCTCAATCTCGATCCGATCCGGCTCGAGATGGCCGACACGCTTGATGAAGCCTTGTCGATCGCGGCCACCATCGGCATCCCGTCGCAGAATTTCGTCGGCGGCGATGACAAGGGCAATATCGGCTGGACCATCTCCGGGCCGCTGCCGCGCCGCGCGCAGCCGGGCAGCGGCGCCACCTATCCGCTGGCCGTCGATGGCGGGCAAGCCACGTTTGACGGTGCGCTGGCGCCAGCCGATTATCCGCGCGTGGTCAATCCGCCCGGTGGCCAGCTGTCCACGGCCAACAGCCGCCAGTTAAATGGCGCGCAGGCGCAGATCCTCGGCGACGGCGGCTTCGACATCGGCGCGCGCAACCGCCAGATCCGCGATGGACTGGCCGCGCTGGGACCGAAGACCGACCTGGCGGGCGTGTACGGCGTGGCGCTGGACGACCGCGCACTGTTCATCGCCCCGTGGCGCGCGCGCGCGGTCAAGGTGCTCGATCCTGCGGCGCTGCGGGACAAGCCGCAGCGCGCGCAGTTCCTGGACCTGTTGAACAAGAGCTGGAGCGGACGCGCCAGCGTCGATTCGGTCGGCTACCGGCTGGCGCGCCACTTCATGTGGGCGGTGGGGAACGTGCTGTTCGAGGGAGCCGACGGCGAACTGGCGGCGCTGCATCCGAAGTCGAACATGGCGCTGGCGACGTCGCGCTGGCCGGAAGTGGTCGCGCGCCTGCTCGATGAACAGCCGCTGGCCTGGTTACCGCCGGGGCATGCGAACTGGCAGTCGGTGCAGCTCGAAGCGATCGACAGGGTGATCACGGAACTGGCGGCCGATGGCACGCCATTGTCCGCTGCGACCTGGGGTCAGCGCAATACGGCGGCCATTGCGCATCCGATTGCCGCCGCCGCGCCATTCCTGGCGCGCTGGATCAGCGCACCGGCCGACATGCTGCCGGGCGACGCCAACATGCCGCGCGTGGCGGGTAAAAATTTCGGCCAGTCGGAGCGGATGACGGTGTCGCCGGGGAAGGAAGAGCAGGGCGTGTTCAACATGCCGGGTGGGCAGAGCGGACATCCGCTGTCGCCGTATTTCATGGATGGTCATGCCGATTGGGTCAGTGGGAAACCGACGCCGTTGCTGCCGGGGGTGGCGCGGCATACGCTGACGTTCAAGTGA